A single region of the Fusarium fujikuroi IMI 58289 draft genome, chromosome FFUJ_chr05 genome encodes:
- a CDS encoding related to dihydrodipicolinate synthase: MSAPPPKGIYVPVPTFFASKKTANYNAITPPIDVETQVAHSVYLAKNGIKGLVVLGSTGEAVHIHPRDRHAILSGIKAGLEKEGFKDYPIIAGTATNSVEETVEQLKDAQKSGSQWGLCLVPGYNAGAVTQEGIIQWFTAVADQSPIPVMIYHYPGVSNNVKVAPSTYATLAKHSNIVGCKLSHGDVSVAAQVASNPSIDHTHFHCFTGLGQQLLPVISVGFAGAIDGSAGFFPKSLVRLFELSSKTQPTGAEIQERRLLQFKVSSMEELVVRFGTVGIKDAISRLRGFGDTDGTRLPLVGGIPGGDAEWAKWKGVIDAVDEVEKSL, encoded by the exons ATGTCTGCTCCTCCGCCCAAGGGTATCTACGTGCCCGTTCCCACGTTCTTCGCTTCTAAGAAGACTGCCAACTACAATGCCATTACCCCTCCCATCGATGTTGAAACACAGGTTGCTCATTCTGTCTACCTGGCCAAGAATGGAATCAAGGGTCTAGTCGTCCTCGGTAGCACAGGCGAAGCTGTTCATATTCACCCTAGAGATCGCCACGCCATTCTCAGTGGTATCAAGGCtggtcttgagaaggagggttTCAAGGATTATCCCATTATTGCGGGCACAGCGACAAACAGCGTCGAAGAGACTGTTGAACAACTCAAGGATGCTCAAAAATCGGGTTCCCAATGGGGACTGTGCCTCGTTCCTGGGTACAATGCCGGTGCAGTTACACAAGAGGGTATTATCCAATGGTTCACAGCCGTTGCTGACCAAAGTCCCATTCCTGTCATGAT CTACCATTACCCCGGAGTCTCAAACAACGTCAAAGTTGCACCTTCGACATATGCCACGCTTGCAAAGCACTCCAACATTGTCGGCTGCAAGCTCTCCCATGGAGATGTCTCGGTAGCCGCTCAGGTTGCTTCCAACCCATCCATCGATCACACCCACTTCCACTGTTTTACAGGCCTCGGTCAACAGCTCCTACCTGTTATCTCAGTTGGCTTTGCCGGCGCCATTGATGGCTCAGCGGGTTTCTTCCCCAAGTCACTGGTGCGACTTTTCGAGCTGTCGTCCAAGACACAGCCTACAGGTGCTGAGATCCAGGAGCGAAGACTGCTGCAGTTCAAGGTTAGCTCAATGGAGGAGCTTGTGGTCAGGTTTGGTACTGTGGGTATCAAGGATGCTATTAGCAGGCTGAGAGGTTTTGGAGATACAGACGGTACGAGGTTGCCGCTCGTCGGTGGTATTCctggtggtgatgctgagTGGGCGAAGTGGAAGGGAGTCATTGAtgcagttgatgaggttgagaagtcGCTATAA